In a single window of the Rhodamnia argentea isolate NSW1041297 chromosome 2, ASM2092103v1, whole genome shotgun sequence genome:
- the LOC115727872 gene encoding tubby-like F-box protein 5 isoform X1 — MHIKSIVREIREMRDGIGGMAGSKLEHRHMHRQGRSHIAPETSDPMPWCAEAVQQGPWANLPPELLLHIIKRVEASQTLWPSRRDVLACAAICRSWREVTKEAVKTPEQCGRLTFPISLKQPGPRDFPIQCFIRRDTQNSTFFLYLGLSPGLSEERSKLLLAARKIRRATNTDFVISLVADDFSQAGISYVGKLRSNFIGTKFTVYDSQPPWDAAIKSNQKSHGRMKPKQVSPRVPSGKFSVATISYELNVLRSRGPRRMHCKMHSIPSSAIQEGGTAPTPTEFSKRYIKPCLLPPPLPASNGKKQLDEHSSTSHELLKSTHGEWDPLVLRNKAPRWHEQLQCWCLNFRGRVTVASVKNFQLVTASEPYQNIPAAEQDNVILQFGKIGKDIFTMDYRYPLSAFQAFAISLSSFGTKPACE, encoded by the exons ATGCACATCAAGAGCATTGTGCGCGAGATCAGGGAGATGCGAGATGGAATCGGAGGCATGGCGGGGAGCAAACTCGAGCACAGACACATGCATCGTCAGGGGAGATCGCACATTGCTCCTGAAACCTCGGATCCTATGCCTTGGTGCGCGGAGGCGGTCCAGCAGGGGCCGTGGGCTAATTTGCCTCCTGAATTATTGCTTCACATAATAAAGCGTGTCGAGGCAAGCCAGACCTTGTGGCCATCTCGGAGAGATGTCCTTGCTTGCGCCGCGATTTGCAGATCGTGGAGAGAGGTCACCAAAGAGGCGGTAAAGACTCCGGAGCAATGTGGGCGGCTCACTTTCCCCATTTCTCTGAAGCAG cCAGGACCTAGAGATTTTCCCATCCAATGCTTCATCCGCAGGGACACGCAAAATTCAACCTTTTTCTTATATCTCGGTTTGAGCCCCG GCCTATCTGAGGAGAGGAGCAAGCTGCTTCTAGCCGCAAGAAAGATCAGAAGGGCCACGAACACAGATTTTGTAATATCATTAGTAGCAGATGATTTTTCTCAAGCTGGAATTTCTTACGTTGGCAAACTGAG GTCTAATTTCATAGGGACCAAGTTCACTGTTTACGACAGTCAGCCTCCGTGGGATGCTGCAATCAAATCAAACCAGAAGTCTCATGGAAGAATGAAACCGAAGCAGGTGTCTCCAAGGGTCCCCTCTGGCAAATTTAGTGTGGCTACCATATCTTACGAGCTTAATGTTCTCCGAAGCAGAGGCCCAAGGAGAATGCACTGCAAAATGCATTCAATTCCCAGCTCTGCCATCCAGGAAGGCGGTACAGCCCCGACGCCAACAGAATTTTCAAAGAGGTACATTAAGCCATGTTTACTGCCGCCACCGCTGCCAGCTTCAAATGGAAAGAAGCAGCTCGATGAGCATAGCTCGACCAGCCACGAGCTGTTGAAGTCAACCCATGGTGAATGGGATCCACTGGTTCTGAGGAACAAAGCTCCTAGATGGCACGAGCAGCTTCAGTGCTGGTGCCTGAACTTCAGAGGCCGCGTCACGGTGGCCTCTGTGAAAAACTTTCAGCTAGTCACTGCATCGGAACCTTACCAAAACATTCCCGCTGCAGAACAAGACAATGTGATACTGCAGTTTGGGAAGATAGGCAAGGACATATTCACTATGGATTACCGCTATCCTCTCTCTGCCTTCCAGGCCTTTGCAATCAGCCTGAGTAGTTTTGGCACCAAGCCAGCCTGCGAATGA
- the LOC115727872 gene encoding tubby-like F-box protein 5 isoform X2, whose product MWAAHFPHFSEAGPRDFPIQCFIRRDTQNSTFFLYLGLSPGLSEERSKLLLAARKIRRATNTDFVISLVADDFSQAGISYVGKLRSNFIGTKFTVYDSQPPWDAAIKSNQKSHGRMKPKQVSPRVPSGKFSVATISYELNVLRSRGPRRMHCKMHSIPSSAIQEGGTAPTPTEFSKRYIKPCLLPPPLPASNGKKQLDEHSSTSHELLKSTHGEWDPLVLRNKAPRWHEQLQCWCLNFRGRVTVASVKNFQLVTASEPYQNIPAAEQDNVILQFGKIGKDIFTMDYRYPLSAFQAFAISLSSFGTKPACE is encoded by the exons ATGTGGGCGGCTCACTTTCCCCATTTCTCTGAAGCAG GACCTAGAGATTTTCCCATCCAATGCTTCATCCGCAGGGACACGCAAAATTCAACCTTTTTCTTATATCTCGGTTTGAGCCCCG GCCTATCTGAGGAGAGGAGCAAGCTGCTTCTAGCCGCAAGAAAGATCAGAAGGGCCACGAACACAGATTTTGTAATATCATTAGTAGCAGATGATTTTTCTCAAGCTGGAATTTCTTACGTTGGCAAACTGAG GTCTAATTTCATAGGGACCAAGTTCACTGTTTACGACAGTCAGCCTCCGTGGGATGCTGCAATCAAATCAAACCAGAAGTCTCATGGAAGAATGAAACCGAAGCAGGTGTCTCCAAGGGTCCCCTCTGGCAAATTTAGTGTGGCTACCATATCTTACGAGCTTAATGTTCTCCGAAGCAGAGGCCCAAGGAGAATGCACTGCAAAATGCATTCAATTCCCAGCTCTGCCATCCAGGAAGGCGGTACAGCCCCGACGCCAACAGAATTTTCAAAGAGGTACATTAAGCCATGTTTACTGCCGCCACCGCTGCCAGCTTCAAATGGAAAGAAGCAGCTCGATGAGCATAGCTCGACCAGCCACGAGCTGTTGAAGTCAACCCATGGTGAATGGGATCCACTGGTTCTGAGGAACAAAGCTCCTAGATGGCACGAGCAGCTTCAGTGCTGGTGCCTGAACTTCAGAGGCCGCGTCACGGTGGCCTCTGTGAAAAACTTTCAGCTAGTCACTGCATCGGAACCTTACCAAAACATTCCCGCTGCAGAACAAGACAATGTGATACTGCAGTTTGGGAAGATAGGCAAGGACATATTCACTATGGATTACCGCTATCCTCTCTCTGCCTTCCAGGCCTTTGCAATCAGCCTGAGTAGTTTTGGCACCAAGCCAGCCTGCGAATGA
- the LOC115727872 gene encoding tubby-like F-box protein 5 isoform X4, translating to MWAAHFPHFSEAGLSEERSKLLLAARKIRRATNTDFVISLVADDFSQAGISYVGKLRSNFIGTKFTVYDSQPPWDAAIKSNQKSHGRMKPKQVSPRVPSGKFSVATISYELNVLRSRGPRRMHCKMHSIPSSAIQEGGTAPTPTEFSKRYIKPCLLPPPLPASNGKKQLDEHSSTSHELLKSTHGEWDPLVLRNKAPRWHEQLQCWCLNFRGRVTVASVKNFQLVTASEPYQNIPAAEQDNVILQFGKIGKDIFTMDYRYPLSAFQAFAISLSSFGTKPACE from the exons ATGTGGGCGGCTCACTTTCCCCATTTCTCTGAAGCAG GCCTATCTGAGGAGAGGAGCAAGCTGCTTCTAGCCGCAAGAAAGATCAGAAGGGCCACGAACACAGATTTTGTAATATCATTAGTAGCAGATGATTTTTCTCAAGCTGGAATTTCTTACGTTGGCAAACTGAG GTCTAATTTCATAGGGACCAAGTTCACTGTTTACGACAGTCAGCCTCCGTGGGATGCTGCAATCAAATCAAACCAGAAGTCTCATGGAAGAATGAAACCGAAGCAGGTGTCTCCAAGGGTCCCCTCTGGCAAATTTAGTGTGGCTACCATATCTTACGAGCTTAATGTTCTCCGAAGCAGAGGCCCAAGGAGAATGCACTGCAAAATGCATTCAATTCCCAGCTCTGCCATCCAGGAAGGCGGTACAGCCCCGACGCCAACAGAATTTTCAAAGAGGTACATTAAGCCATGTTTACTGCCGCCACCGCTGCCAGCTTCAAATGGAAAGAAGCAGCTCGATGAGCATAGCTCGACCAGCCACGAGCTGTTGAAGTCAACCCATGGTGAATGGGATCCACTGGTTCTGAGGAACAAAGCTCCTAGATGGCACGAGCAGCTTCAGTGCTGGTGCCTGAACTTCAGAGGCCGCGTCACGGTGGCCTCTGTGAAAAACTTTCAGCTAGTCACTGCATCGGAACCTTACCAAAACATTCCCGCTGCAGAACAAGACAATGTGATACTGCAGTTTGGGAAGATAGGCAAGGACATATTCACTATGGATTACCGCTATCCTCTCTCTGCCTTCCAGGCCTTTGCAATCAGCCTGAGTAGTTTTGGCACCAAGCCAGCCTGCGAATGA
- the LOC115727872 gene encoding tubby-like F-box protein 5 isoform X3 gives MDLSGIIFLFSKKPSMKFSLSEERSKLLLAARKIRRATNTDFVISLVADDFSQAGISYVGKLRSNFIGTKFTVYDSQPPWDAAIKSNQKSHGRMKPKQVSPRVPSGKFSVATISYELNVLRSRGPRRMHCKMHSIPSSAIQEGGTAPTPTEFSKRYIKPCLLPPPLPASNGKKQLDEHSSTSHELLKSTHGEWDPLVLRNKAPRWHEQLQCWCLNFRGRVTVASVKNFQLVTASEPYQNIPAAEQDNVILQFGKIGKDIFTMDYRYPLSAFQAFAISLSSFGTKPACE, from the exons ATGGATCTCTCAGGcatcatatttttattttctaaaaagccaTCAATGAAATTTA GCCTATCTGAGGAGAGGAGCAAGCTGCTTCTAGCCGCAAGAAAGATCAGAAGGGCCACGAACACAGATTTTGTAATATCATTAGTAGCAGATGATTTTTCTCAAGCTGGAATTTCTTACGTTGGCAAACTGAG GTCTAATTTCATAGGGACCAAGTTCACTGTTTACGACAGTCAGCCTCCGTGGGATGCTGCAATCAAATCAAACCAGAAGTCTCATGGAAGAATGAAACCGAAGCAGGTGTCTCCAAGGGTCCCCTCTGGCAAATTTAGTGTGGCTACCATATCTTACGAGCTTAATGTTCTCCGAAGCAGAGGCCCAAGGAGAATGCACTGCAAAATGCATTCAATTCCCAGCTCTGCCATCCAGGAAGGCGGTACAGCCCCGACGCCAACAGAATTTTCAAAGAGGTACATTAAGCCATGTTTACTGCCGCCACCGCTGCCAGCTTCAAATGGAAAGAAGCAGCTCGATGAGCATAGCTCGACCAGCCACGAGCTGTTGAAGTCAACCCATGGTGAATGGGATCCACTGGTTCTGAGGAACAAAGCTCCTAGATGGCACGAGCAGCTTCAGTGCTGGTGCCTGAACTTCAGAGGCCGCGTCACGGTGGCCTCTGTGAAAAACTTTCAGCTAGTCACTGCATCGGAACCTTACCAAAACATTCCCGCTGCAGAACAAGACAATGTGATACTGCAGTTTGGGAAGATAGGCAAGGACATATTCACTATGGATTACCGCTATCCTCTCTCTGCCTTCCAGGCCTTTGCAATCAGCCTGAGTAGTTTTGGCACCAAGCCAGCCTGCGAATGA
- the LOC115727872 gene encoding tubby-like F-box protein 5 isoform X6 codes for MKFSLSEERSKLLLAARKIRRATNTDFVISLVADDFSQAGISYVGKLRSNFIGTKFTVYDSQPPWDAAIKSNQKSHGRMKPKQVSPRVPSGKFSVATISYELNVLRSRGPRRMHCKMHSIPSSAIQEGGTAPTPTEFSKRYIKPCLLPPPLPASNGKKQLDEHSSTSHELLKSTHGEWDPLVLRNKAPRWHEQLQCWCLNFRGRVTVASVKNFQLVTASEPYQNIPAAEQDNVILQFGKIGKDIFTMDYRYPLSAFQAFAISLSSFGTKPACE; via the exons ATGAAATTTA GCCTATCTGAGGAGAGGAGCAAGCTGCTTCTAGCCGCAAGAAAGATCAGAAGGGCCACGAACACAGATTTTGTAATATCATTAGTAGCAGATGATTTTTCTCAAGCTGGAATTTCTTACGTTGGCAAACTGAG GTCTAATTTCATAGGGACCAAGTTCACTGTTTACGACAGTCAGCCTCCGTGGGATGCTGCAATCAAATCAAACCAGAAGTCTCATGGAAGAATGAAACCGAAGCAGGTGTCTCCAAGGGTCCCCTCTGGCAAATTTAGTGTGGCTACCATATCTTACGAGCTTAATGTTCTCCGAAGCAGAGGCCCAAGGAGAATGCACTGCAAAATGCATTCAATTCCCAGCTCTGCCATCCAGGAAGGCGGTACAGCCCCGACGCCAACAGAATTTTCAAAGAGGTACATTAAGCCATGTTTACTGCCGCCACCGCTGCCAGCTTCAAATGGAAAGAAGCAGCTCGATGAGCATAGCTCGACCAGCCACGAGCTGTTGAAGTCAACCCATGGTGAATGGGATCCACTGGTTCTGAGGAACAAAGCTCCTAGATGGCACGAGCAGCTTCAGTGCTGGTGCCTGAACTTCAGAGGCCGCGTCACGGTGGCCTCTGTGAAAAACTTTCAGCTAGTCACTGCATCGGAACCTTACCAAAACATTCCCGCTGCAGAACAAGACAATGTGATACTGCAGTTTGGGAAGATAGGCAAGGACATATTCACTATGGATTACCGCTATCCTCTCTCTGCCTTCCAGGCCTTTGCAATCAGCCTGAGTAGTTTTGGCACCAAGCCAGCCTGCGAATGA
- the LOC115727872 gene encoding tubby-like F-box protein 5 isoform X5: METLIITGLSEERSKLLLAARKIRRATNTDFVISLVADDFSQAGISYVGKLRSNFIGTKFTVYDSQPPWDAAIKSNQKSHGRMKPKQVSPRVPSGKFSVATISYELNVLRSRGPRRMHCKMHSIPSSAIQEGGTAPTPTEFSKRYIKPCLLPPPLPASNGKKQLDEHSSTSHELLKSTHGEWDPLVLRNKAPRWHEQLQCWCLNFRGRVTVASVKNFQLVTASEPYQNIPAAEQDNVILQFGKIGKDIFTMDYRYPLSAFQAFAISLSSFGTKPACE; this comes from the exons ATGGAAACATTGATTATCACAGGCCTATCTGAGGAGAGGAGCAAGCTGCTTCTAGCCGCAAGAAAGATCAGAAGGGCCACGAACACAGATTTTGTAATATCATTAGTAGCAGATGATTTTTCTCAAGCTGGAATTTCTTACGTTGGCAAACTGAG GTCTAATTTCATAGGGACCAAGTTCACTGTTTACGACAGTCAGCCTCCGTGGGATGCTGCAATCAAATCAAACCAGAAGTCTCATGGAAGAATGAAACCGAAGCAGGTGTCTCCAAGGGTCCCCTCTGGCAAATTTAGTGTGGCTACCATATCTTACGAGCTTAATGTTCTCCGAAGCAGAGGCCCAAGGAGAATGCACTGCAAAATGCATTCAATTCCCAGCTCTGCCATCCAGGAAGGCGGTACAGCCCCGACGCCAACAGAATTTTCAAAGAGGTACATTAAGCCATGTTTACTGCCGCCACCGCTGCCAGCTTCAAATGGAAAGAAGCAGCTCGATGAGCATAGCTCGACCAGCCACGAGCTGTTGAAGTCAACCCATGGTGAATGGGATCCACTGGTTCTGAGGAACAAAGCTCCTAGATGGCACGAGCAGCTTCAGTGCTGGTGCCTGAACTTCAGAGGCCGCGTCACGGTGGCCTCTGTGAAAAACTTTCAGCTAGTCACTGCATCGGAACCTTACCAAAACATTCCCGCTGCAGAACAAGACAATGTGATACTGCAGTTTGGGAAGATAGGCAAGGACATATTCACTATGGATTACCGCTATCCTCTCTCTGCCTTCCAGGCCTTTGCAATCAGCCTGAGTAGTTTTGGCACCAAGCCAGCCTGCGAATGA